Proteins encoded within one genomic window of Polaribacter sp. NJDZ03:
- a CDS encoding imelysin family protein: MKKNILLFLSTILLIMSCSKESDNSTSAIDLFHEEYYNANILPSLNNFKAEITKQIELTEAFQTNTTQENFTLLQEQWLNAASSFSKTRVYNVVDVKSLYFDIIIYNFPVNETLIEKNIAEKTNFDTTYIENSSTVSKGLAGIEYLLFDKESVKNSLTLLQEDTFRVDYLLSITQENLRQINKLIDFWEQGYKETFKSYKSLSCVENARCLAFNQLINIIDIIRVTKIGKPAGLEKSPNTDLSILEAYRSRSSLKLIKSSLEEVQKAYATSSVNFANIVDEIAGSSEISTEIDNNFNSVFTNIDAIDGDLYTAISNGDKSVATLHASLATLLQYFSVDAASTLSVNILPTDNDGD; the protein is encoded by the coding sequence ATGAAAAAAAATATTTTATTATTTCTTTCTACAATCCTTTTAATAATGTCTTGTAGCAAAGAAAGTGACAACTCAACATCTGCAATAGATCTTTTTCACGAAGAATATTATAATGCAAATATACTTCCGTCTTTAAATAATTTTAAAGCAGAAATTACAAAACAAATTGAATTAACAGAAGCTTTTCAAACAAATACAACGCAAGAAAACTTTACGTTATTACAAGAACAATGGTTAAATGCTGCAAGTTCATTTTCTAAAACTAGAGTTTATAATGTGGTAGATGTAAAATCGCTTTATTTTGATATTATCATTTACAATTTTCCTGTAAATGAAACATTGATTGAAAAAAATATTGCTGAGAAAACAAATTTTGACACCACTTATATAGAAAATAGTAGCACCGTTTCTAAAGGTTTAGCAGGAATAGAATATTTACTTTTTGATAAAGAAAGCGTAAAAAACAGCCTTACATTATTGCAAGAAGATACTTTTAGGGTAGATTATTTGTTATCAATTACACAAGAAAATTTAAGACAGATAAATAAATTAATCGATTTTTGGGAACAAGGCTACAAGGAAACTTTTAAGAGTTACAAAAGTTTGTCTTGCGTAGAAAATGCACGTTGTTTGGCTTTTAATCAACTCATAAATATAATAGATATTATTAGAGTTACTAAAATTGGTAAACCTGCAGGCTTAGAGAAATCTCCTAATACAGATTTAAGTATTTTAGAAGCTTATAGAAGTAGAAGTTCTTTAAAATTAATTAAAAGTTCTTTAGAAGAAGTACAGAAAGCATATGCAACAAGTAGTGTCAATTTTGCAAATATTGTTGATGAAATAGCAGGTTCTTCAGAAATATCTACAGAAATAGACAATAACTTTAACTCCGTTTTTACTAATATTGATGCTATTGATGGAGATTTATATACTGCAATTTCTAATGGAGATAAAAGTGTAGCAACATTACATGCTTCTTTAGCTACTTTATTGCAATATTTCTCTGTAGATGCTGCGAGTACTTTATCTGTAAATATTTTACCAACAGATAATGATGGTGATTAA
- a CDS encoding di-heme oxidoredictase family protein gives MKYFYCILIFMFFSCNSDGLSDEEYINIEYELGEENLVSELSIEAFTAEKAFGTSIPGLIGLESAFFGIGNAMFEQSWVSAPATTTSRDGLGPIFNARACASCHSNDGRGKPVLENNASSQGFLIRLSAGNDPINGPIDFPNYGGQLQDNSNLGITKEGTINVSFQTITGTYPDGETYELRKPTYTIVNENYGSLQHVKQSARVGAQVIGLGFIDALSEASILENQDINDLDGDGISGKANYVWNVKEKKTTIGKFGWKANQPSLEQQVAAAFSGDMGLTTSLFPDENCPNGLDCSKLNNGNNVGETVEVTDTQMSRIMVYQAAISVPKRRDYKTLDVLEGKQLFNDLACVTCHVNNFTTGNDYSLLTQLENRTIRPYSDFLLHDMGDELADNRADFLANGNEWRTQPLWGLGLIETVNNHTFLLHDGRARNIEEAVLWHGGEAESAKNNFKNLSKEKREQVLKFLNSL, from the coding sequence ATGAAATATTTTTATTGTATTTTAATATTCATGTTTTTTTCTTGTAATTCTGATGGACTTTCAGATGAAGAGTACATTAATATTGAGTATGAATTAGGTGAAGAAAACTTAGTTTCAGAATTATCTATAGAAGCTTTTACAGCAGAAAAAGCTTTTGGAACGAGTATCCCTGGTTTAATCGGTTTAGAATCTGCTTTCTTTGGCATTGGTAATGCTATGTTTGAGCAAAGTTGGGTTTCTGCACCTGCAACCACCACTTCTAGAGATGGTTTAGGTCCTATTTTTAATGCGAGAGCTTGTGCTTCTTGTCACTCTAATGACGGAAGAGGAAAACCAGTATTAGAAAATAATGCAAGTTCTCAAGGATTTTTAATCCGTTTAAGTGCTGGTAATGATCCTATAAATGGACCAATTGATTTCCCTAATTATGGCGGACAATTACAAGATAATTCTAATTTAGGTATTACTAAAGAAGGAACTATTAATGTAAGTTTCCAAACAATTACAGGCACCTATCCAGACGGAGAAACGTATGAATTAAGAAAACCAACCTACACAATTGTAAATGAAAATTATGGTAGTTTACAGCATGTAAAACAATCTGCTCGTGTTGGGGCACAAGTAATTGGTTTGGGTTTTATAGATGCTTTAAGCGAAGCTAGTATTTTGGAAAACCAAGATATTAATGATTTAGATGGTGATGGAATTTCTGGTAAAGCAAACTATGTTTGGAATGTTAAAGAAAAGAAAACTACCATTGGTAAATTTGGATGGAAGGCCAACCAACCCTCTTTAGAACAACAAGTAGCAGCCGCTTTTAGTGGAGATATGGGATTAACAACGTCTTTATTTCCTGATGAAAATTGCCCTAATGGTTTAGATTGCAGCAAATTAAATAATGGAAATAATGTTGGTGAAACGGTAGAAGTTACCGATACTCAAATGAGCAGAATAATGGTGTATCAAGCTGCTATTTCTGTCCCTAAAAGAAGAGATTATAAAACTCTTGATGTTTTAGAAGGAAAACAATTATTTAATGATTTGGCATGTGTTACTTGCCACGTAAACAACTTTACAACTGGTAATGATTATTCTTTATTAACACAATTAGAAAATAGAACGATTAGACCTTATTCAGATTTTTTGTTACATGATATGGGTGATGAACTTGCAGACAATAGAGCCGATTTTTTAGCCAACGGAAACGAATGGAGAACACAACCTCTTTGGGGTTTAGGTTTAATAGAAACGGTAAACAATCATACTTTTTTATTACACGATGGTAGAGCTAGAAATATAGAAGAAGCTGTATTGTGGCACGGTGGCGAAGCTGAAAGTGCTAAAAATAACTTCAAAAATTTATCAAAAGAAAAACGAGAACAAGTCCTTAAATTTTTAAACTCTTTATAA